The proteins below come from a single Danio aesculapii chromosome 23, fDanAes4.1, whole genome shotgun sequence genomic window:
- the adtrp1 gene encoding androgen dependent TFPI regulating protein 1: protein MAASTRLGPKVLLLVHLGVFSWYLFTIWSNCSLQTADRHPGLRSYGGRWKYLTFINLVMHAVFFGLCVLVDAVHSLVSVKQSRSGTPLNLSRARDFYFTVLAFPVGTFVFVSFWTLYTYDRELVYPKLLDQIIPIWLNHAMHTVIMPLLLLQMFLQNHRYPSRTAGIFSLAVFVALYLSWVLWVHHASGIWVYPIMAHLSPVGLCVFLGGASLSMAPLYLLGEKMSLMMWSSTGNQKKKKK from the exons ATGGCTGCCTCCACGAGACTTGGACCAAAGGTGTTGCTGCTAGTCCACCTGGGTGTCTTTAGCTGGTATTTGTTCACTATCTGGAGCAACTGTTCCCTGCAGACCGCAGACAGACACCCGGGTTTGCGCTCTTATGGAGGGCGCTGGAAATATCTGACGTTTATTAATCTG GTGATGCACGCGGTGTTTTTCGGGCTGTGTGTGTTAGTGGATGCGGTGCACAGTTTGGTGTCCGTCAAGCAGAGCCGCAGCGGGACTCCTCTGAACCTCAGCCGAGCGAGAGACTTTTACTTTACTGTCCTGGCGTTTCCGGTCGGCACC TTTGTATTTGTTTCCTTCTGGACTCTCTACACTTATGACCGAGAGCTGGTGTATCCTAAACTGCTGGATCAGATCATTCCCATCTGGCTCAATCATGCAATG CACACAGTGATCATGCCTCTGCTGCTGCTGCAGATGTTCCTTCAGAATCACAGATATCCCAGTCGCACAGCAGGGATTTTCAGTCTGGCTGTGTTTGTGGCTCTGTATCTGTCATG GGTTTTGTGGGTGCACCATGCTTCAGGGATTTGGGTGTATCCTATCATGGCTCATTTGAGTCCTGTGGGATTGTGTGTTTTCCTGGGCGGCGCGTCCCTCTCCATGGCTCCTCTGTACCTGTTAGGAGAGAAGATGAGCCTGATGATGTGGAGCAGCACAG ggaatcagaagaagaaaaagaagtag
- the ptpdc1b gene encoding protein tyrosine phosphatase domain-containing protein 1, with product MDFVRGSSVPRAHYTMVGEALRYVIPCHMQCSMGCGGQACKYEDPSHWSEDQQAIQGIYSSWITDDMLAMARPSTEIIEKFNIIDQFLRRGLKTIINLQCPGEHASCGNPLDSDSGFTYRPETFMEAGIYFYNFRWIDYGVASLTSILDMVKVMSFAIQEGKIAVHCHAGLGRTGVLLACYLLFTTQMTADQAILLIRNKRPNSIQTRGQLQCVRQFAQFLVPLRNLFANAEPRAPAVTLSQFLIRQKHILHGLEARQLRYVPKLVPLICRLLLDIAENRQVIEEDIVEVPDVTPLVEKTFNENSIHSFNREMLANGMAMIRPRLPGLPKTNRDNSQPLYYVRKSLSYSDSDLRRLAESLNLPDNPLCVLASMQLSSMSNQLEAFSCVSQNSPAPPLGACKGNAIYSSSSNLWELKTLMDQTEGSPLLKNRRQSFLQRSRSLGVSDEQNINSIARILSFWRKDRKKSTDLEETVITEKEHSEVPFITVQSELSLESRRLLVAQSIAVDLEKDGEKQQIQKVAAWQVDLNRQGAWERLCLEKDPFILTGILWSWLEQLREPIISADDVHMLTESHPDPQTILSSLDRASRETVICILDCFAHLFTVPEEVESAFLERATKAFTKVKNADDGKSIHEVMKKVLKLVLDHLRSIAMNEVEV from the exons ATGGATTTTG TGAGGGGTTCCAGTGTTCCCAGAGCGCACTACACAATGGTTGGAGAGGCGCTGCGTTATGTGATCCCCTGTCATATGCAGTGCTCAATGGGATGTGGAGGACAAGCCTGCAAATACGAGGACCCTTCGCACTGGAGTGAAGACCAGCAGGCCATACAAGGAATCTACTCTTCCTG GATTACTGATGATATGCTTGCAATGGCCCGTCCTTCcactgaaataattgaaaaattcaACATAATCGACCAGTTTTTGAG ACGTGGTTTGAAGACAATCATTAACCTCCAGTGCCCTGGTGAACATGCTAGCTGTGGAAACCCGCTGGATTCCGACAGTGGCTTTACTTACCGACCAGAGACATTCATGGAGGCTGGCA TATATTTCTACAACTTTAGATGGATTGACTACGGTGTGGCATCTCTCACATCTATCCTGGATATGGTTAAAGTCATGTCTTTTGCTATCCAAGAAGGCAAAATCGCTGTTCACTGTCATGCCGGGCTTGGCAGAACAG GTGTGCTCCTGGCCTGTTACTTGCTGTTCACCACACAGATGACAGCAGATCAAGCCATTCTGTTAATTCGAAACAAGCGACCAAACTCCATCCAGACTCGAGGACAGCTCCAGTGCGTCAGGCAGTTTGCTCAGTTCCTCGTCCCGCTAAGAAACCTGTTTGCTAACGCTGAGCCCAGAGCTCCGGCTGTTACTCTTTCCCAGTTCCTGATCCGTCAGAAACACATCCTGCATGGACTGGAGGCCCGGCAGTTGAGATACGTGCCAAAGCTGGTTCCGCTCATCTGCAGGCTCCTCCTGGATATCGCGGAGAACCGTCAGGTTATTGAGGAGGACATCGTTGAGGTTCCTGACGTCACGCCGTTGGTGGAGAAAACATTTAATGAAAATTCAATACATAGCTTTAACAGAGAGATGCTGGCAAATGGGATGGCTATGATCAGGCCACGTCTTCCAGGACTACCCAAAACCAACAGAGACAACTCACAGCCGCTTTACTACGTCCGTAAGAGCCTTAGCTACAGCGATTCCGACTTGCGGAGGTTAGCAGAATCTCTGAACCTTCCAGATAACCCTCTGTGTGTGTTGGCCAGCATGCAGTTGTCTTCCATGAGCAATCAGCTGGAGGCTTTTAGCTGTGTGTCCCAAAACAGTCCGGCTCCTCCGCTAGGGGCCTGTAAAGGCAATGCCATCTACAGCTCCAGCAGCAATTTATGGGAGCTGAAGACTTTGATGGACCAGACAGAGGGATCTCCTCTGCTCAAAAACAGGAGGCAGTCTTTTCTGCAGCGAAGCAGGTCTCTGGGCGTTTCAGATGAGCAGAACATCAATAGCATCGCCAGAATACTGTCCTTCTGGAGGAAAGACAGGAAGAAGAGTACCGACCTAGAAGAGACTGTAATTACAGAGAAAGAGCACTCGGAGGTGCCCTTCATCACTGTCCAGTCAGAGCTGTCTCTGGAGTCCCGCCGCCTGCTTGTGGCTCAGTCTATTGCAGTGGACCTGGAGAAGGATGGAGAGAAGCAACAAATTCAGAAAGTGGCTGCTTGGCAG GTGGATCTTAATCGGCAGGGTGCGTGGGAGCGACTGTGTTTGGAAAAAGACCCCTTTATTCTGACTGGAATCCTGTGGTCGTGGCTGGAGCAGCTCAGAGAACCAATCATATCAGCTGATGACGTCCACATGCTTACAGAGTCCCATCCGGACCCCCAAACCATACTCAGCAGCCTAGACAGG GCTTCGAGGGAAACGGTGATATGCATTCTGGACTGTTTCGCTCATTTGTTCACAGTTCCTGAGGAGGTTGAAAGCGCGTTTCTGGAGCGAGCTACAAAGGCTTTCACAAAG